One Populus nigra chromosome 16, ddPopNigr1.1, whole genome shotgun sequence genomic window, TGTAATTGTGTCATACTTTTTTGGTGGGCACCTTTGCCTGTGCATGAGTAGAAGTGATTcctaattttaatgttttgccAGATATTGAAGTTTTGATGTAtcttaaaagaatattattttgaacCTTCCAGTAAACACTAGTGATCTTTCACACTACAAAACCTTCTTCCTATACCCGCTGCCCTAAGACTCGTTAACGTTGAAACCAAAAGGCGAAGGCATGCTTGTTCAATTCACTGGTTCTTGTGAAGAGTGTTAATTTACATCCCTTCAGTTGCATTAACCTTTGAGGTTCCACAGCTAGAAATCTAGCAATAGTCAAGGAGTCGCTTTGCGCCTTTCTTTGAGAGAGTAGCAGTTCAGAAAGAGAAAAGGGTTATCTCCCGTAAAGTTAGAGATCAGTTTTTGAAACTAAAGCTTACTTCAATGGAAGTTAAGGATTTTAATTCTAACAGTGACTAAGAAGGCTTGAGACTAACTAAACTTTTGAAAATAGAAATGAGGAGAAAAGCTGCACACTTTCACCATGGCAGTCAGAATTATGCCATTAAGCAAATGCCACGAATTTACCATCCACCTAAACAGCAATGAGTAGTAGCCTTCAACAAGCACCACCAGCTGCTTTTACCTCCCCTTCTGTGGTTCCACTCAGGCTGGCTTGTGAACACTAGGAAATACCGGTGTAATTAAATGTATTTGCTTCCTGCAACTTGAGCTAATTACAACACCCCACTACTCGCAACTGCACAGGtttaagacaaaaaagaaagcgTTCTGAAAGCAACAGGACATCATTTATGCAACATCAAATGATGGGAAGATAATAATTCCATGGTGTTTAAAATACAGAAGTTGATGTAAAGATAATCAAGAGAGAAATATGAGATTTAGTTCCAAAAATGCAAGGCATTTCAGCTACTGTAATCCACTAATGATTGAAGCTAGAGCGCAGTTGCAACTTGCAAACCAGTACAGTAGgccaatttttcttgaaattagtTCATGGACTGGAAGCGTTTCATAATGATAAGACTCATATCCATATAACGCTGAGCACAGTTAGAAAGGCAAGATGATTCACTTGAGCTGAACTTGCTCCCCGGTGAACTTGTGATGCATTTGTCCCAGCATGCACTTGTAAGCTTTGCCACCATCTCATTAACCATTGCTCTTTCCTTCTCTTGctgcaaaaccaaaaaaatcattccAAAGTCAGAATCACATACATCATTGTAAAATATCAAAGATCCAGAAAGGTGATGACAGCAACCATCCCACACTACCTTAAGAGacttaaattacaaaataacgGCCCCCAACATTTGTATTCCTTAAGATACTCgaattaccaaaaaaacaacACTCCCCTCCACTAGTCTCCCTGTTAACTCTCCGTTCTAACCAAACATGCAATCTCAAATTTATCACATCATAGTTACTCATAAAATAGCACAATTACCCATACAATTAAGCCCATGATACCAAATGACAGTTCTGAATTCTGCACGAAGCAAATCAAATCGTTTATAATTTAGTGTGATAACATAAAACCGCATCAGAACCTTCCCTCAGAAAGAAATAAGAACCAACAACACAGTACTATACGAGG contains:
- the LOC133675860 gene encoding mitochondrial import inner membrane translocase subunit TIM8-like, whose product is MDPSSVNSAELERFLNQEKERAMVNEMVAKLTSACWDKCITSSPGSKFSSSESSCLSNCAQRYMDMSLIIMKRFQSMN